In Clostridium thermosuccinogenes, the genomic stretch ATTGCTCCAGCTTTTCCGTCATTATTTTTGATGTCAGGGGTCCGCAGGAGGTGGCTCTTTGCTTGCTGTCATGGTCTGTTTGATATCCGACGTATTCCCCGTATTTATTTGTAGGAAAGGGAACTCCTAAGTTTACCAGCTTCATGAATGCCCGAACGGATCCTGCAGCTTCTGCCAAAGCTGTGTCCCCGTTGACACCTCCGCCGTCAAAAAGGTCTTTTGCCAGGTCATATATGCTGTCCCGGCAGTCGGATGCCAATGCAAGCTTATAATATGTCTGCTTATCGCTGCCGGTGTTCCTTGAGGTACCCATATTGATCCCTTCGGTTATGACGGCTATATCTCTTTTCCCAAGATCATACAAGGTATCTGCAGCATTGAAGCCGGCACACCCGGTGCCAATCACTGCTGTATCTACGGAAAAAACACATATGTTTTGGGATGCTATATTGAACCTTTCCATTACAATCTCCTCATAACCTTCTTATATGAAAACCACCGTCTGCATTTATCACCTGTCCCGTAGCGAAATCCAGCATTCCTGAGCAGGCTGCCATAACACATTTTGCTACGTCTTCCGGCATTCCGAAACGCCTTATCGGGGTAATTCCTTCCGCGATCAGCTTTTCATATTTGCCTTTTACCACTGATGTCATATCGGTCAGTATAATGCCTGGTCTGACCTCAAATACAGGTATATTGTATTCAGCCAGCCGGTCGGCAAACAACTGGGTCACCATGGAAACGCCGGCTTTTGATATGCAGTAGCTGCTTCTTTCCGGTGAAGAAGTGTAAGCGGAAATGGACCCGATGTTTATTATGCGGGGATGGTAATCCTCAAGCCCCGATTGCATTGCCTTTATCATGAGGTTTGCCGCCTTCTGACACATAAAATATGTGGCTTTCAGATTTATGTTTATTGAACGGTCAAAATCTTCTTCCGAAGCCATCAAAATGTCCTCCCTCTTTAAAGGCGCGACACCGGCATTATTCACCAGGACATCGATGCGCTCGTATTTTTCCATGACTAGGGAAAATAAATTGTCCCTGTCCTGTTTATTGGAAACATCGCACCGTATGTACTCCGTCGACAGCCCATCTGCATGCAGGCTGTCCATTAGTGGGGACGCTTGTACTTCGTCAGCAGTAGCTGAAATAACAACTGTATAGCCATTGCGCGCTAATTCCTTCGCAATGCCCAATCCTATTCCTCGCCTTGAACCTGTAACAATCGCGATTTTTTTTGCCATATCATGCTCCTCTCAGCTCATCCCACACTTCAGTAAGCAAAAGTTTAAGAGGGATTTTGATTTATTATGACATTTTCATAAAGATACCGGCGGCAGTAAATTCATTTTACCTAGGGATTCGGTGGGGGCAGCCCTTCCGAATAAGGCTGTCATTATATTTTGCGTCGATTTAAGCTCTCATTCAAGTAGGAAAGAATACCTTGTTGAGTATTTGCTAAAGTGAAAATCCAGTTTTACCACCGGGTAGAGTTTTATTTAACATCAGCTTGAAGCTTCAAGCACGAATTTTAAATATTTACGTTCGGCAAGATTCAAATCTGCATATATATATATATCATACAATTTGCCCGGCTTGTTCGGTATTATCTAATTGCTTTAATATATGCAAAATTTGCTTTTAATGGCATTAAATCAAGAATATTGTGCATGCACTAAATAATTCAAACCCTTGAAATGGCACGGTATCAGCCTTCTTATGCCAAAATTGCAGCCTTTTCCTTGGTAATTGACCATTTCAGTGGTTCCCCATTTATATAACGCTTAAGCTCATCTACCATATACCTACCCATCCTTCGACATTCGCCATCCATGGAACCGGCAATATGGGGAGTTAAAACCACGTTTGGCAGCGTATACAGGGGAGATCCCACTTTAGGCGGCTCAGGCCATGTCACATCCAGAACTGCTTGCAAATCCTGCCTTTTCGCAAGAACTTCTATCATTTCCTCTTCATGCACAACAGCACCTCTTGCAGTATTTATAAAAGAAGCACCGGATTTCATCATCATGAAGTGTTTTCCTTTTATCATTTTCTCCGTCTCCTTAAGCCATGGAGTGTGCAGTGACACCACATCGGATCTTAAGAAAACCTCATCCAGAGAACATAATTCAACTCCAAGTTCATCGGCTGTTTCTTTCCGCACATAGGGATCATAAGCGATGACCTTTACGTCAAAAGGTTTGAGAAGCTCACACACACGACGCCCCACCATGC encodes the following:
- a CDS encoding 3-ketoacyl-ACP reductase yields the protein MAKKIAIVTGSRRGIGLGIAKELARNGYTVVISATADEVQASPLMDSLHADGLSTEYIRCDVSNKQDRDNLFSLVMEKYERIDVLVNNAGVAPLKREDILMASEEDFDRSININLKATYFMCQKAANLMIKAMQSGLEDYHPRIINIGSISAYTSSPERSSYCISKAGVSMVTQLFADRLAEYNIPVFEVRPGIILTDMTSVVKGKYEKLIAEGITPIRRFGMPEDVAKCVMAACSGMLDFATGQVINADGGFHIRRL
- a CDS encoding hydroxyacid dehydrogenase translates to MLKGLYILDRLAFEKIYGPEEQSDISKMVDIYAAPQTRDSIKEHPEILKEADVIFSGWGAPVMDGEFLKYAPKLKAVFYGAGSIKYFTGDEFWDRGILVTSAYAANAIPVAEYALSQILFCLKRGWYYALSVKQQGRYIPHSTVPGAYGTTVGIISLGMVGRRVCELLKPFDVKVIAYDPYVRKETADELGVELCSLDEVFLRSDVVSLHTPWLKETEKMIKGKHFMMMKSGASFINTARGAVVHEEEMIEVLAKRQDLQAVLDVTWPEPPKVGSPLYTLPNVVLTPHIAGSMDGECRRMGRYMVDELKRYINGEPLKWSITKEKAAILA